The Alkalihalophilus pseudofirmus nucleotide sequence TTTGCTGTTGTCATATAATACGTATCCTGCAGTGGAATGAGAATATCATCGACGAGGATAATCTCTTTTTTGATGAGTTGATCATAGATAGCCCGGTTAATCATCGCAGCCACTGTGAAGGTGTCATAACTTGTTGTGATGATAGGGAGGTTCAATTCATCAGCGAGCTGTATAACTTCTTCACTCGTATCAAAGCCGCCTGTTATTAATACAGCTGCCCCTGCTTCAAGGGCAAGCTTATGACCTTGATAACGATTTCCTACGATTAATAAATTTCCAGCCTCTACATAACGCATCATCGCATCTAACTTCATCGCCCCAATCACAAAACGGTTTAGGGTTTTATGAAGACCGTCTTTACCGCCTAGAACTTGTCCATCAACAATATTTACAATTTCAGCATATGTTAACTTTTCAATATTTTCTTTTTTCTTTTTTTCAATACGAATGGTTCCTACACGCTCAATCGTACTTACTAAACTTTGATTTTCAGCTTCTTTAATTGCACGATAAGCTGTCCCTTCGCTTACCTGAAGCGCTTTGGCAATTTGGCGGACTGAAATTTTCTCGCCTACTTCTAAATTTGAAATATATTCTAAAATTTGCTCATGCTTTGTAGCCATGATAGCCTCCACACATTCATTCTAATCAGCTGTACCAACATGTAATTGGGTAACTGTACTAGTCCTATTATACGGCTGATAGAATACAGTATCAAGGCTATCTTCATTATCCTCTTACTTTGACTTGCTTGCCTCTTGACACAGCTTGGCTCTTTTTCAGTTGAACAGGCCTGCTAAATTGTGATAACAGTCCGTAGATATTTCCGCCGATAACAAGAAAACTAAAGGCTAACCAGCTCCAAGCAAAAATTCCTGCCATGCCGCTTTCTTGAAAAGGGAGATACCCAAAACTGTAAATTAATAATGTACTAGCAACTAGTAGACTGATGATAAGTCTCTGTTTCAACAAAGTCCCTCCTCGTTTTTCTTTTACTAGTACATATATGTCCATCGGCATAAAAAAAGACCGAACAAGAGCATTCTCTTGTTCGGTCCTATAAATACTTATACGTCCATTGACTCTCCCACTTCTAACACTTTTCCTTTTTTACCTGATAGGTTATCAGCAAACTCGTGTGCATCCTGTTCAATAACAGGGAATGTATTAAAGTGAATAGGAACGACCTGTTTGGCTTGAAGCCATTCAGCCGCCACACTTGCATCCTCAGGCCCCATTGTGAAATTATCGCCAATTGGAATAAATGCAAGATCAATCATATTGCGTTCTCCGATTAATTTCATATCTGAGAACAGTGCGGTATCTCCCGCATGATAAATCGTTTTGCCTTCTGCTGTTAGTAAAATTCCAGCTGGCATCCCTGTATAAATAATCTCTTGTTTTTCTTCATCTGTATAAGCAGAGCCATGAAAAGCCTGAGTTAATTTAACTGTCCCAAAATCAAAGGTATGTGCTCCGCCAATATGCATCGGGTGTACCTTTACCCCTTTCCACCCTAAGTATGTAGCAAGTTCAAAAGGTGCAACGACTAACGCATCATTCCTTTTTGCAAGCTCAACTGTATCACCTACATGGTCATTATGGCCATGAGTCAATAAGATTACATCTACTTCCAGCTTGTCTGCATCCAAGTCCGTTAACTCATTGCCCGAGATAAATGGATCGATAATAATCTTTTTCCCATTTGCTTCAACTTGAACAACTGAATGGCCATGATAACTTACCTTCATTTAATGACACTC carries:
- a CDS encoding metal-dependent hydrolase, with translation MKVSYHGHSVVQVEANGKKIIIDPFISGNELTDLDADKLEVDVILLTHGHNDHVGDTVELAKRNDALVVAPFELATYLGWKGVKVHPMHIGGAHTFDFGTVKLTQAFHGSAYTDEEKQEIIYTGMPAGILLTAEGKTIYHAGDTALFSDMKLIGERNMIDLAFIPIGDNFTMGPEDASVAAEWLQAKQVVPIHFNTFPVIEQDAHEFADNLSGKKGKVLEVGESMDV